ttggccggtaccacaccggtgctctctgttaggttaCTCCTtctcgttgtgcaggtgccatttgcgatcgagtgaggagcgtgcgactcattggtggtattgttttcggtatcATCACTTATAAATTCGGCAATCTATATATGGAGCTCTGGCAGCAAAGTTTCACCTGGACTTGGAGTAGACAAGACCGCATGCAGTGGAGGAATAGTATCAGCTCGACAAAGCGGGCAATTTGAGTGGGATTTAACTTTTAAGTCACCCATCGATGCAAGTAACATGATACAAATGCAGACATTCGGGCAACACCCGAACCTCCTCGCCTTCCTTGAACTCGGACAAGCACACAGCACACGTTTCTTCTCCACTCTCTTGGGAGTACTTGAAGATTGGAATCAATTGCGCCAATGAATTGCTTGTGCTACTAGGCCTATCTTCTTGATTGGTTTGAGGCCTATTTGATGGACTTGGCTCACGCCTTTGGTTGCAGCAGCTAACAGCAAAAAAATGGTAGATTACAACCACAATTGCTCCAGCTATGAACCCAAGAAGACCAATAAAAAATGGACTAAATTGGGGGTGCTTATTGCCATCCATTAGGGAAGAAAGTATGGCATGGCTGCTCAGAATTGCTAGGGTATTAGGACATTATCTAGGCGATGAAATCTAGGTGACTATGGCTCGTGCTATAcatcttttataattttcttttgtacaTTTCTATATGTTAACAAAGTAAAGGCTTCATTTTCATTAATAGACGTGGGTGACACGGACATGGCCGAATTATTAGACGTGGTAAATGACCTTTaggttatatttttttggtataaagTTAAGGTTTATCTAATCCTAGTTATATACTTGTTGACTAGCGTGATATTGGCAGGAAAATTATATTCCACTTGTTTGAGTTTTCCAAGTGCCCCAAAATTGATTTTATCAAAGAGGTTCAAGGTCTTAGGGCTATATTCAATCCAGAAGTCAAGTCTAAATATATGAAAGGCCAACAAAGAGTAACGTTTTCGTCTTCTTTTTGGGACTAAGATACCCAGATCATATCCCATTTTGTGTCTCGCTGAAACAAGGACCAATTCAAACTGCAACCCCTCATATCAACCAAGCTAAGGTACGTAGCAAACAAATATTGCTATTATTTTTCAGGAGAGAAATACTTGAAATGCACGttcattgaaaaaaatgaataaattgaaATGCATAACTTCGAACAGATTTGAGGGAAACCTTCAATACTTTATTATAACAAATCAGTTCCCgtttaataatgataataaaaaaataaaaaaataaattatgcatGAAAACGACTCTTCCAATTGCAATCGCATATAAccatagtaattttttttttttttcaaagttagAGAAAAAAGCCATTTACCCAGTTGTGAAAGTGAGGGCATGCGAAGGGATTTTGTATTTCAACGTTGAGATTCCTTAGACCTAGAAGTGAATTACATATTTTTCCTGCAAGGGTGAGAATCTCATGTTCATGTATATCAGGTGTAGTGCTGGCAAATTCCATGACGCGTATCGATACATGTCATGGAATTGTAATCGTCAAATTCACTTGTACAAGATCAAGTGTCCAAGAATCAACTCAAGAAAAGGAAGTCTCTGGAATCTCAACTCACTTTCGATTGAGTCTTGATCGATCGAGACACGAAAAACCTAATTTAATCAAGCCCACTAAATTAATTGGCTGATGGATTTGAAATTGTATCCTACTTACCAAAATTTATTAGTGCACATTATAATCTATTGAAGAGTCGTCGACATATGAAGAGTCGTCGATCGACATACACATCAAACCAAAACTCTAAATGCTCTATTGACCATGTATTCAAAAAGTGAATATGAAGACGATGttttcaagttggtgatcaagccTGAAGCCATAGAGTTAACCCTTCTTCCACTACAAGAAAACTGAGCAATTGCGGCGGGCCTATTGCGGCGGGTGCAAAAACCGCCGCTATATGTCGCCTATTGCGGCGCTTTTTTGGCCCGCCGCTATATATGAGATCTATTGCGGCGTTCCATATGCCCGCCGCAATAGCTCTAGTATTTTGCGGCGTACTATAGCGGCGGGTTGATGACCCGCCGCAATAGACCTGTTTTAGCAGCACTCAACTTAGATATAGCGGCGGGTCAATGAACCGCCGCAATAGTTCAAGTATTTTGCGACAGGCTATAGCGGCGGGCGAATGACCCGCCGCAATAGACCTGTTTTAGCGGCATTAATCTTAGATATAGCGGCGGGTCATTGACCCGCCGCAATATGTACTCCTTTTTGCGGCGGGTTGGACCGCCGCAATAGACATTTAAATTTCCctctatttttttgtcttcccatttaaagatcaaatagtaaattacacccgattggcatgaaaattggcatgcatgttaagaacatatagaaaatgtgatccaacggttggattttcaaaatttaaattcaacaataagttattggttggtgtaacattttttagagttacatcaagtgtaactagAACTCCacgatatatttcttaattcgatgtgaatttcgACAAAtgtaccgttagattacattatcttcatatattttttatgcatacaaaattttaaggtgatcaaagattaatagtcatgtcatcaatcaattgtttaaattcaagtttttgtaatttaaaataacacataaaagatgagtttaacgatcaaatggtaaattacactcgattggcatgaaaattggcatgcatgttaaaaacaaatagaaaatatgatccaacggttggattttcaaaatatgaattcaacaataagttattggttggtgtaacattttttagaattacatcaagtgtaacttgaacccaacgctatatttcttaattcgatgtgaatttcgACAAATCTACTGTtcgattacattattttcatatatttttcaagcatataaaatttcaaggtgataaaaaattaatagtcatgtcaacaattaattgtttaaattcaagtttttgtaatttaaaataacgcataaaatatgattttaaagatcaaatggtaaattatacccgattggcatgaaaattggcatgcatgttaagaacatatagaaaatgagatccaaaggttggattttcaaaatgtgaattgaacaataagttattggttggtgtaacattttttagagttacatcaaggataacttgaacctaacgctatatttcttaattcgatgtgaattttgacaaatctaccgttagattacattatcttaatatattttttacgcatgaaaaatttcaaggtgatcaaagattaatagttatgtcatcaatcaattgtttaaattcaagtttttgtaatttaaaataacgcataaaagatgagtttaaagatcaatggtaaattacacccgattggcatgaaaattggcatgcatgttaaaaacaaatagtaaatgtgatctaacggttagattttcaaaatgtgaattcaacaataagttattggttggtgtaacattttttagagttacatcaagtgtaactagAACCCAacgatatatttcttaattcaatgtgaattttgacaaatataccgtttgattacattatcttcatctatttttcatgcatacaaaatttcaaggtgatcaaagattaatagtcatgtcatcaatcaattgtttaaattcaaatttttgtaatttaaaataacgcataaaaaatgagtttaaagatcaaatggtaaattacacccgattggcatgaaaattggcatgcatgttaaaaacaaatagaaaatatgatccaacggttggattttcaaaatatgaattcaacaataagttattggttggtgtaatattttttagagttacgtcaagtgtaacttgaacccaaccttatatttcttaatttgatgtgaattttgacaaatctaccgttggattacattatcttcatatatttttcatgcttaaaaaatttcacggtgatcaaagattaatagccatgtcatcaatcaattgtttaaattcaagttttcgtagtttaaaataaggcataaaagatgagtttaaagatcaaagggtaaattacatccaattggcaagaaaattgacatgcatgttaaaaacatataggaAATGTGAtctaacggttggattttcaaaatatgaattcaacaataagttattggttggtttaacattttttagagttacatcaagtgtaacttgaacctaaccctatatttcttaattcgttgtgaattttgacaaatctaccgttagattacattatcttcatatattttttacgcatgcaaaatttcaaggtgatcaaagattaatagttatgtcatcaattaattgtttaaattcaagtttttgtaatttaaaataacgcataaaagatgagtttaaagatcaaatggtaaattacacctgattggcatgaaaattggcatgcatgttaagaacaaatagaaaatgtgatctaacggttagattttcaaaatgtgaattcaacaataagttattggttggtgtaacattttttagagttacatcaagtgtaactagAACCCAacgatatatttcttaattcgatgtgaattttgacaaatataccgttagattacattatcttcatctatttttcatgcatacaaaatttcaaggtgatcaaagattaatagtcatgtcatcaatcaattgtttaaattcaattttttgtaatttaaaataacgcataaaaaatgagtttaaagatcaaatggtaaattacacccgattggcatgaaaatttgcatgcatgttaaaaacaaatagaaaatatgatccaacggttggattttcaaaatatgaattcaacaataagttattggttggtgtaacattttttagagttacgtcaagtgtaacttgaacccaaccttatatttcttaatttgatgtgaattttgacaaatctaccgttggattacattatcttcatatatttttcatgcttaaaaaatttcacggtgatcaaagattaatagccatgtcatcaatcaattgtttaaattcaagttttcgtagtttaaaataaggcataaaagatgagtttaaagatcaaagggtaaattacatccaattggcaagaaaattgacatgcatgttaaaaacatataggaAATGTGAtctaacggttggattttcaaaatatgaattcaacaataagttattggttggtttaacattttttagagttacatcaagtgtaacttgaacctaaccctatatttcttaattcgttgtgaattttgacaaatctaccgttagattacattatcttcatatattttttacgcatgcaaaatttcaaggtgatcaaagattaatagttatgtcatcaattaattgtttaaattcaagtttttgtaatttaaaataacgcataaaagatgagtttaaagatcaaatggtaaattacacctgattggcatgaaaattggcatgcatgttaagaacaaatagaaaatgtgatctaacggttagattttcaaaatgtgaattcaacaataagttattggttggtgtaacattttttagagttacatcaagtgtaactagAACCCAacgatatatttcttaattcgatgtgaattttgacaaatataccgttagattacattatcttcatctatttttcatgcatacaaaatttcaaggtgatcaaagattaatagtcatgtcatcaatcaattgtttaaattcaattttttgtaatttaaaataacgcataaaaaatgagtttaaagatcaaatggtaaattacacccgattggcatgaaaatttgcatgcatgttaaaaacaaatagaaaatatgatccaacggttggattttcaaaatatgaattcaacaataagttattggttggtgtaacattttttagagttacgtcaagtgtaacttgaacccaaccttatatttcttaatttgatgtgaattttgacaaatctaccgttggattacattatcttcatatatttttcatgcttaaaaaatttcacggtgatcaaagattaatagtcatgtcatcaatcaattgtttaaattcaagttttcgtagtttaaaataaggcataaaagatgagtttaaagatcaaagggtaaattacatccaattggcaagaaaattgacatgcatgttaaaaacatataggaAATGTGAtctaacggttggattttcaaaatatgaattcaacaataagttattggttggtttaacattttttagagttacatcaagtgtaacttgaacctaaccctatatttcttaattcgttgtgaattttgacaaatctaccattagattacattatctttatatattttttacgcatgcaaaatttcaaggtgatcgaAGATTAaaagtcatgtcatcaatcaattcaagttcttgtagtttaaaataacgcataaaagatgagtttaaagatcaaatggtaaattacatccgattggcatgaaaattggtatgcatgttaagaacatatagaaaatgtgatccaatcgttggattttcaaaatatgaattcaaaaatatgttattggttggtgtaacatttttttgaattacatcaagtgtaacttgaacctaaccctatatttcttaattcgatgtgaattttgacaaatctaccgttagattacattatcttcatatatttttcatgcttacaaaatttcaaggtgatcaaagattaatagtcatgtcatcaatcaattatttaaattcaagttcttgtagtttaaaataacgcataaaagatgactttaaatatcatatagtaaattacatccgattgacatgaaaattggcatgcttgttaagaacatatagaaaatatgatccaacggttggatttgcataatatgaatttaacaataagttattggctagtgtaacattttttagaattacatcaagtgtaattTGAACCAAACCCcgcattttttaattcaatatgaattttgacaaatctaccgttagagtacattattttcatatatttttcatgcttaaaaaatttcaaggtgatgaaagattaatagccatgtcatcaatcaattatttaaattcaattttttgtagtttaaaataatgcataaaagatgagtttaaaaatCAAGTGGTAAATTACATtcaattggcatgcatgttaagaacatattgaattattaaaatatatttttattaaataatatatttcattttattaatttttatttgtagtgttaaattatattttattaatttgaagtattatattaactcttattaattattaaattatactCATTAATTtgtagtattaaaatatatttacataattggaagtattaattatattgtcattaattagtaatttataacAATCGAAACACTCTAAAaccataaaatgaccaaaataccctcgatgactaaaaaaaaaaagaccaaaaacgcttattattattattattattattattattattattattattattattatatgcactatatatattattataggtAAGGTACAATTGTAAAATGTAAGTTGTCTGAGTGGTAATTATGTATGTGTTTGAACTTCGTGTCACAGGTTCGAGCCTTCTGAACAgctctatttttcattttttaagtttctatCAAACGCactaatatttattaaatataaatatgtacaaaattttttagGATGTGTACCACTAGACTAGTGGTAAGGCACGCATGTTATTATACTTGACTCGGGTTCAAACCATGCTAGAAAcgttttaatgttttatttttttctctcctacaaaactacgtcgttttatACATCaacttaaaacataaaaagaaaaaaccctacTCTCCACATTTCACTTCAGCCGCCTCACGCCCTCActctcattcttttcttttcttctttacacAGCCTCATCCTTGCCGccgatccaaaaaaaaaaaaaaaaaaaaaaatcctgatcTGATCTGATCTGTTCTGCTCTGTTTCTCTGTTACTTGATTCTCTTTTACTATAAACTGATTCTTTTATTACTCATACAAATCGGTACGTTCATCTTCagctttgttttttaaa
The sequence above is drawn from the Quercus robur chromosome 7, dhQueRobu3.1, whole genome shotgun sequence genome and encodes:
- the LOC126690765 gene encoding RING-H2 finger protein ATL51-like, with translation MDGNKHPQFSPFFIGLLGFIAGAIVVVIYHFFAVSCCNQRREPSPSNRPQTNQEDRPSSTSNSLAQLIPIFKYSQESGEETCAVCLSEFKEGEEVRVLPECLHLYHVTCIDG